The DNA region TACCATTCCCCTACCGGCCGGACCCAACGTTCACGGATTCCTGGGAGCGACCACGAACCATGTCTCCATCTTCTCCTTGCCTTTGATCGGGATCACCCCTCTAGGGTCGCACTCGAAGGCATCCTTGATCAACTCGTAGGTGGCAGCCGAAATGTGGACTTTTCCGACTTCCCCGTGTTGCTCCATCCGGGCGGCGACGTTCACGGTGTCCCCCCAAAGATCATATTGAAACTTCATCTTGCCGATAATGCCGGCAATGATGGGCCCCGAATTGATCCCCAGGCGAAACTCCAAGCGCTTGCCGCCTCTGTCCGGCAGTTCTTTGAGGCCTTGGACTATGTCCAGCGCCAGCGCGGCGAGAGTCGTTGCGTGATCGGCCCTGGGGGTCGGGACCCCGGCGGCAATCATGTAGTTGTCGCCAATGGTCCGTATTTTTTCGACGCCGTATTTCTCCACCAAACCGTCGAACATGGAGAAAACCTCGTTGATCCAGTCGACGACATCCGCCGGTGCCATATTGGCAAAGATCGGCGTCGAGCCGACCATGTCGCAGAACAGTATGCTGCATGTCTCATAGTGATCGGCAATGGTTTCCCGTCCGGATTTGAGGACCGGAACAATCTCCCTGGGAAGGATGTTCAGCAACAGCGACTCCGATCTCTCGTGCTCCCGCTGATAGGCGTTCACGAAGTACATCATCGAGAGGAATATGGCGACGGCGGGACCGACGATGTTCATGCCGAAGAAAAGCATC from Alphaproteobacteria bacterium includes:
- a CDS encoding adenylate/guanylate cyclase domain-containing protein, with amino-acid sequence MFQTVRAALWWFAAYLVLLAISLLLDQQFQPSSPELSQQTSMLFFGMNIVGPAVAIFLSMMYFVNAYQREHERSESLLLNILPREIVPVLKSGRETIADHYETCSILFCDMVGSTPIFANMAPADVVDWINEVFSMFDGLVEKYGVEKIRTIGDNYMIAAGVPTPRADHATTLAALALDIVQGLKELPDRGGKRLEFRLGINSGPIIAGIIGKMKFQYDLWGDTVNVAARMEQHGEVGKVHISAATYELIKDAFECDPRGVIPIKGKEKMETWFVVAPRNP